Proteins found in one Crassostrea angulata isolate pt1a10 chromosome 3, ASM2561291v2, whole genome shotgun sequence genomic segment:
- the LOC128178159 gene encoding uncharacterized protein LOC128178159 isoform X4, giving the protein MQKTRRVSLKYCHRDEVNLKREKENNEEEEEEEEEDKVNVKGGFFPKHIRQHTTHFGKDRLKMSMLSLKRQNKVAGIGARSLTLDSLKLPSLCTASSVITTSTHTSGPNVAPKSDVIPNAKKTVGIQIKEKEKDLSSSLSRSLPNIATAVQNDAKPASKHRFERISYSKKLQTRSVEKKDKEDEQAVTEAPSNSLQELEKSGIYHIDLSNLTGVVHIQKDIQSERIDRGEVLNFQNRSMSTIRENSPFTARSSADIKSRLEKDRLGRRSRRKKWKDNCKCMRCEIMKRQFTEGDDHYSKWGIYPCQQFNRKKYFNQYFYDSD; this is encoded by the exons ATGCAGAAAACTAGGCGAGTGTCATTGAAGTATTGCCATCGGGACGAGGTCAAtttgaaaagagaaaaagaaaacaatgaagaggaggaggaggaagaagaagaagacaAAGTGAACGTGAAGGGCGGGTTCTTCCCCAAGCACATCAGACAACACACGACCCACTTTGGTAAAGACAGGCTAAAGATGTCCATGCTCTCGTTAAAG AGACAGAACAAGGTGGCGGGGATCGGCGCGCGCTCCCTGACCTTGGACAGCCTGAAGCTGCCCTCACTGTGCACGGCCTCCAGCGTCATCACTACCTCCACCCACACATCTGGACCCAACGTCGCTCCCAAGTCTGACGTCATACCCAACGCTAAAAAGACAGTGGGAATTCAG ATAAAGGAGAAAGAGAAGGACCTCAGTAGTTCGTTATCCCGATCACTGCCTAACATTGCCACAGCGGTTCAAAATGACGCCAAGCCAGCCTCCAAACACAGATTCGAGCGAATCTCCTACAGCAAGAAGCTTCAGACCAGGAGTGTGGAGAAAAAGGATAAAGAAGATGAACAGGCTGTGACGGAAGCGCCGTCAAATAGTCTACAGGAGCTGGAGAAATCGGGTATATACCATATTGATCTAAGTAACCTTACAGGTGTAGTTCACATTCAGAAAGACATTCAGTCCGAGCGGATAGACAGGGGCGAAGTTCTGAATTTCCAGAACCGCTCCATGTCCACCATCCGTGAGAATAGCCCGTTCACGGCGCGGAGCAGTGCAGACATTAAGAGTCGGCTGGAGAAGGACAGACTGGGGCGCCGGAGTCGGAGGAAGAAGTGGAAGGACAACTGTAAATGTATGAGGTGTGAGATCATGAAGCGACAGTTCACCGAGGGTGACGACCATTATTCAAAGTGGGGGATTTACCCATGCCAGCAATTTAACaggaaaaaatactttaatcaGTACTTTTATGATAGTGACTAG
- the LOC128178159 gene encoding uncharacterized protein LOC128178159 isoform X2, translating to MQKTRRVSLKYCHRDEVNLKREKENNEEEEEEEEEDKVNVKGGFFPKHIRQHTTHFGKDRLKMSMLSLKRQNKVAGIGARSLTLDSLKLPSLCTASSVITTSTHTSGPNVAPKSDVIPNAKKTVGIQVTIHFMRWKFNETQIKEKEKDLSSSLSRSLPNIATAVQNDAKPASKHRFERISYSKKLQTRSVEKKDKEDEQAVTEAPSNSLQELEKSGIYHIDLSNLTGVVHIQKDIQSERIDRGEVLNFQNRSMSTIRENSPFTARSSADIKSRLEKDRLGRRSRRKKWKDNCKCMRCEIMKRQFTEGDDHYSKWGIYPCQQFNRKKYFNQYFYDSD from the exons ATGCAGAAAACTAGGCGAGTGTCATTGAAGTATTGCCATCGGGACGAGGTCAAtttgaaaagagaaaaagaaaacaatgaagaggaggaggaggaagaagaagaagacaAAGTGAACGTGAAGGGCGGGTTCTTCCCCAAGCACATCAGACAACACACGACCCACTTTGGTAAAGACAGGCTAAAGATGTCCATGCTCTCGTTAAAG AGACAGAACAAGGTGGCGGGGATCGGCGCGCGCTCCCTGACCTTGGACAGCCTGAAGCTGCCCTCACTGTGCACGGCCTCCAGCGTCATCACTACCTCCACCCACACATCTGGACCCAACGTCGCTCCCAAGTCTGACGTCATACCCAACGCTAAAAAGACAGTGGGAATTCAG GTGACAATTCATTTTATGAGATGGAAATTCAATGAAACTCAG ATAAAGGAGAAAGAGAAGGACCTCAGTAGTTCGTTATCCCGATCACTGCCTAACATTGCCACAGCGGTTCAAAATGACGCCAAGCCAGCCTCCAAACACAGATTCGAGCGAATCTCCTACAGCAAGAAGCTTCAGACCAGGAGTGTGGAGAAAAAGGATAAAGAAGATGAACAGGCTGTGACGGAAGCGCCGTCAAATAGTCTACAGGAGCTGGAGAAATCGGGTATATACCATATTGATCTAAGTAACCTTACAGGTGTAGTTCACATTCAGAAAGACATTCAGTCCGAGCGGATAGACAGGGGCGAAGTTCTGAATTTCCAGAACCGCTCCATGTCCACCATCCGTGAGAATAGCCCGTTCACGGCGCGGAGCAGTGCAGACATTAAGAGTCGGCTGGAGAAGGACAGACTGGGGCGCCGGAGTCGGAGGAAGAAGTGGAAGGACAACTGTAAATGTATGAGGTGTGAGATCATGAAGCGACAGTTCACCGAGGGTGACGACCATTATTCAAAGTGGGGGATTTACCCATGCCAGCAATTTAACaggaaaaaatactttaatcaGTACTTTTATGATAGTGACTAG
- the LOC128178159 gene encoding uncharacterized protein LOC128178159 isoform X5, which yields MQKTRRVSLKYCHRDEVNLKREKENNEEEEEEEEEDKVNVKGGFFPKHIRQHTTHFGKDRLKMSMLSLKRQNKVAGIGARSLTLDSLKLPSLCTASSVITTSTHTSGPNVAPKSDVIPNAKKTVGIQIRVNRTEIADTILPSVRVKVKIKEKEKDLSSSLSRSLPNIATAVQNDAKPASKHRFERISYSKKLQTRSVEKKDKEDEQAVTEAPSNSLQELEKSDSRVKAL from the exons ATGCAGAAAACTAGGCGAGTGTCATTGAAGTATTGCCATCGGGACGAGGTCAAtttgaaaagagaaaaagaaaacaatgaagaggaggaggaggaagaagaagaagacaAAGTGAACGTGAAGGGCGGGTTCTTCCCCAAGCACATCAGACAACACACGACCCACTTTGGTAAAGACAGGCTAAAGATGTCCATGCTCTCGTTAAAG AGACAGAACAAGGTGGCGGGGATCGGCGCGCGCTCCCTGACCTTGGACAGCCTGAAGCTGCCCTCACTGTGCACGGCCTCCAGCGTCATCACTACCTCCACCCACACATCTGGACCCAACGTCGCTCCCAAGTCTGACGTCATACCCAACGCTAAAAAGACAGTGGGAATTCAG ATTCGTGTAAATCGAACAGAAATAGCAGACACCATACTGCCTAGTGTTCGAGTAAAAGTAAAG ATAAAGGAGAAAGAGAAGGACCTCAGTAGTTCGTTATCCCGATCACTGCCTAACATTGCCACAGCGGTTCAAAATGACGCCAAGCCAGCCTCCAAACACAGATTCGAGCGAATCTCCTACAGCAAGAAGCTTCAGACCAGGAGTGTGGAGAAAAAGGATAAAGAAGATGAACAGGCTGTGACGGAAGCGCCGTCAAATAGTCTACAGGAGCTGGAGAAATCGG attcCCGAGTTAAGGCACTCTAA
- the LOC128177749 gene encoding treslin-like yields the protein MSETFDKFKILFLVDVNQGKCDHDVKVLANRISLSAFRILTAVSEKVLNKKVSKRSNKIPHLQWSFKIYNSSHYKLMRQVNPFKEFKNRYFEEFENTVERNIETAIEEYGQHVDSKGNSSGKQYPAQVLNKVLNEIALDYQWEDPDIFSPVKSRRKNNKNEQTRKTENIVFLFINSPKNPHELRQFSGKVVLDDEIFLDSFMPPDLITKLLHNIKLYWIDTDISCLDVVPESIQLVETAIHKLHGSLIPVDTLVQTNRQCVVNVFSSLLSLKEAGPPGTNGSPSLMGLISYTSVLEYHLKQQQVKQQQPKLRAANAGPSCTKCHLMSNENSIMCSFNITPTKVSTHMSRSPKKHRNNKTKETQTIHAQSLLSNESSNLSLYGVLPLEDTGFLQFKCEQDYMCSSEPNSGDPGDSVPFLSLIEKLIKSSLALILVTESSPVLYILRPLTSESATLSGLCLGETLVLEKRIGEASKESSPKKRTPTVENKPWDQLIARAIQHKSQSSGTSTHHKNNPCFDPNVLGKTHLPGCRQGLVSLIEKLNDRISQLEFLNEDEVQSLRELQRVYRQENKPIRPRETVQSPAKECENMMMNGPKPEPPTTETLPSRGVLMVNKSRQSSVFMEDSSSQSKPQNTEKQTKKLEMKNVQTEFASEEELVQYLIKTYSEMVTNGCENFYLSAQSLVLVPLHFLKDQKVENPQERCVELLEKGVVIPVSSLREKHQKEDNKIQNQTELQLQTVLRFEILSVLQQGDQSLTEEDDKLNEIVALLRTLSFITDPKSLTDFMNSSLVENYIHTLPQTLGNVYDELMQPLPAALEAIMSPDNSFDQSVFSKSLMEAELDKSEATPLSQPPSTSEVAPKSNDLSTNKARTKKIMHHPSLSDIGSQRQIFVLSAKPKEPTSSRKRRKSKRDLVKQFKNKTKLERRQSVAVMETIKSPKGGKRPSSQIKSSKSGYLMSPPFKSPVRKTLVAETPSHKQKNSAMWKRQEAERRRSQSNTSVKVVEESPLKSDRPSLLSPSQNKRALHKVRRSFYSSSAGPLVRSRSLTQANVDLGDRVAGRTRDNSGTLNSILKKPPCQSALFKSPDRNSSFLLSQLMGSPTPHKRGSKTPGKGTPQKVIAESPSMNTRSRSPSVSKGFPKALFQESPSCRKSHSKIVRHSPQQKESVVKDEEKTVSFSNTPQKSSAVLVAESPSQNTRSKSLVTPTRKSVRAILFGKSPEGKPGEEIRKTPSKSTPRARRLILSKTPVKSQKSAQQNTEEGEQLAKKLNDEEKDVSNCAAKSAATGDETQEVNSKKSPEKCKTPSPKIQRKIRTPSSLNHWQRRKRGRDESLVSPKVLAKRFRASQDSQESVISEVNSCEQEGDNNMIFASLSQEEGQINKKKRALDITEDTSLIFSPSKRKRTMIHSEQRMLRTSYCLHNRISSERIISMGSFASGTSEGFDTTDLQASQSSSLGFHSQTSRLSQASTSSVELSHTNDDVFLSQIQGQDQDTKEPGVSDSPVFGSGKNTRKQEVSATESGSSSGQKVSPTGRKYSPNVTAKSLMHLMNSPLLSLDKVEKSPHVNRNVAIVKHHRPRSRRSLNLQQ from the exons ATGTCCGaaacatttgataaatttaaGATTCTCTTTCTGGTTGACGTAAACCAAGGCAAATGTGACCATGACGTGAAAGTTTTAGCCAACAGAATATCTCTGTCAGCCTTTCGTATTCTGACTGCTGTGAGTGAAAAGGTTTTGaataaaaaggtttcaaaacgAAGTAACAAAATCCCCCATTTGCAATGGagtttcaaaatatacaactcgTCACATTACAAACTGATGAGACAGGTCAATCCTTTCAAAGAATTCAAAAATCGGTATTTCGAGGAGTTTGAAAACACAGTAGAGAGGAATATAGAAACAGCGATAGAAGAATATGGTCAACATGTTGATTCAAAAGGCAATTCATCGGGAAAACAATATCCTGCTCAAGTATTGAACAAGGTGCTCAATGAAATTGCTTTGGATTATCAATGGGAGGATCCCGATATTTTTTCACCTGTGAAGAGcagaagaaaaaacaacaaaaatgagCAAACTCGAAAAACTGAAAATATAGTGTTTCTGTTCATAAATAGCCCAAAAAATCCTCATGAGTTGAGACAATTTTCAGGAAAAGTTGTCCTGGATGATGAGATTTTTTTAGATTCCTTCATGCCGCCTGACTTGATAACCAAACTTTTAcacaatataaaattgtattggATAGACACTGACATATCATGT CTAGATGTGGTTCCTGAAAGCATACAATTAGTGGAGACTGCCATCCATAAGCTGCATGGAAGTCTGATTCCGGTTGATACCTTAGTTCAAACCAACAGACAATGTGTTGTCAATGTCTTCTCCTCACTGCTCTCACTGAAGGAGGCGGGCCCCCCTGGAACCAACGGATCACCCTCACTGATGGGCCTCATCTCCTATACCTCAGTCTTAGAGTACCACCTCAAGCAGCAACAGGTGAAACAACAGCAGCCCAAGTTAAGAGCAGCAAATGCAGGCCCATCTTGTACCAAATGTCATCTTATGTCAAATG AAAACTCCATTATGTGCAGTTTCAATATCACCCCTACAAAAGTTTCCACACACATGAGCAG gTCTCCAAAGAAACAcagaaacaacaaaacaaaagaaacacaGACCATACATGCACAGTCACTTCTCAGCAATGAAAGCAGCAATCTGAG CCTTTATGGAGTTTTACCACTAGAAGATACTGGGTTCCTGCAGTTTAAGTGTGAGCAGGACTACATGTGTTCCAGTGAACCAAACAGTGGGGACCCGGGGGATTCAGTGCCGTTTCTGAGCTTAATTGAGAAGCTTATTAAATCTTCACTAGCTCTg ATCTTGGTGACAGAGAGCAGTCCTGTGCTTTACATTCTACGACCTTTAACCTCAGAATCAGCTACACTCAGTGGGCTGTGTCTTGGTGAGACTCTGGTACTGGAGAAAAGAATTGGGGAAGCAAGTAAGGAGTCCTCCCCTAAAAAGAGGACTCCAACAGTGGAGAATAAACCATGGGATCAACTGATAGCCAGGGCCATTCAGCATAAGAGTCAGTCCAGTGGTACTTCAACTCACCacaaaa ACAATCCTTGCTTTGACCCTAATGTCCTTGGAAAGACCCATCTACCTGGATGTAGACAAGGCCTTGTTTCACTTATTGAGAAACTGAATGATAG GATATCACAGctagaatttttaaatgaagatGAGGTTCAAAGCTTGAGGGAACTACAGAGGGTATACAGACAGGAAAATAAACCAATCCGCCCAAGAGAAACGGTCCAGTCTCCAGCAAAAG aatgtgAAAATATGATGATGAATGGCCCCAAACCTGAACCTCCAACCACCGAGACACTTCCATCGCGCGGTGTGTTGATGGTAAACAAGAGCAGACAATCCTCTGTGTTTATGGAAGACAGCTCTTCACAAAGCAAACCTCAAAACACCGAAAAACAGACTAAGAAACTAGAGATGAAAAATGTGCAAACTG AGTTTGCATCTGAAGAGGAACTTGTGCAATACCTGATTAAAACCTACAGTGAAATGGTGACAAATGGGTGTGAGAATTTCTATCTCTCGGCCCAGAGCCTGGTGCTTGTTCCATTACATTTTCTCAAGGATCAGAAGGTGGAAAACCCTCAG GAGAGATGTGTTGAGCTGTTGGAGAAAGGCGTGGTTATACCTGTCAGTTCTTTGAGAGAGAAACACCAGAAAGAAGATAACAAAATCCAGAATCAAACAGA ATTACAGTTGCAGACTGTGTTAAGGTTTGAGATTCTGTCAGTGCTACAGCAGGGTGACCAGTCCCTGACAGAGGAGGACGATAAACTGAATGAG attgTTGCATTATTGAGGACACTGAGCTTTATAACTGACCCAAAGTCTCTCACTGACTTCATGAATAGTAGCCTTGTTGAGAA TTACATACACACACTACCTCAGACTCTGGGCAATGTTTATGATGAACTGATGCAACCTCTCCCTGCAGCCTTGGAAGCAATTATGTCACCTGACAATAGTTTTGACCAATCAGTGTTCAGTAAATCCCTAATGGAGGCTGAGCTAGACAAGAGCGAGGCAACTCCATTATCGCAACCTCCATCAACCTCAGAGGTGGCACCTAAATCAAATGATCTATCCACTAACAAAGCTAG AACTAAGAAAATTATGCATCACCCAAGTTTGTCAGATATAGGGTCTCAACGACAGATATTTGTGCTCTCTGCTAAACCAAAg GAGCCAACATCCTCTAGAAAGAGAAGAAAATCCAAAAGAG ATTTGGTGAAGCAGTTTAAGAACAAGACAAAGTTAGAGAGAAGACAGTCTGTAGCAGTGATGGAGACCATCAAGTCACCCAAGGGAGGAAAGCGGCCATCTTCTCAGATCAAGAGCTCCAAAAGTGGAT ACCTGATGTCCCCACCCTTTAAATCACCAGTCAGAAAAACCCTCGTAGCAGAAACACCCTCACATAAACAGAAGAACTCGGCCATGTGGAAGCGACAGGAGGCAGAGAGGAGGCGATCCCAGAGCAACACGTCAGTCAAGGTGGTGGAGGAATCGCCCCTCAAGTCAG atagACCATCACTTCTAAGCCCATCCCAGAACAAGCGTGCTCTTCACAAAGTCCGCCGGTCATTTTATTCATCATCAGCAGGACCTTTAGTAAGGTCAAGGTCCCTGACCCAGGCCAATGTTGACCTTGGAGATAGAGTAGCTGGAAGAACCAGAGACAACTCAGGGACACTGAACAGCATTCTGAAAAAGCCCCCATGTCAGTCTGCTCTCTTCAAGTCCCCTGATAGAAACTCTTCCTTTTTGCTTTCACAGTTGATGGGAAGCCCAACTCCACACAAAAGAGGCTCCAAGACGCCAGGAAAAGGAACTCCCCAGAAAGTGATTGCTGAGTCTCCCAGCATGAACACTAGATCTAGGTCACCATCTGTCTCCAAAGGATTTCCCAAAGCTTTGTTCCAGGAGAGTCCAAGCTGTCGAAAAAGTCACTCCAAAATTGTCAGACATTCTCCACAGCAAAAGGAATCTGTTGTAAAAGATGAGGAAAAGACTGTATCATTCTCCAACACTCCTCAAAAATCTTCTGCTGTGTTAGTTGCAGAGTCTCCTAGTCAGAATACAAGATCCAAAAGTTTGGTGACACCTACAAGAAAATCTGTTAGAGCCATTTTGTTTGGAAAGAGTCCAGAGGGAAAACCTGGAGAGGAAATCAGAAAAACTCCATCAAAATCAACCCCAAGAGCTCGGCGATTAATTTTAAGTAAAACGCCAGTGAAAAGTCAGAAATCTGCTCAACAGAACACAGAAGAAGGAGAACAATTagctaaaaaattaaatgatgaaGAAAAAGATGTATCTAATTGTGCTGCAAAATCAGCAGCTACTGGTGATGAAACTCAAGAAGTCAACAGTAAAAAGTCACCGGAAAAGTGTAAAACACCTTCTCCAAAAATCCAAAGGAAAATTCGAACACCCAGTTCTCTCAATCATTGGCAGAGAAGGAAGAGAGGAAGGGATGAGAGCTTGGTGTCTCCAAAAGTGCTAGCAAAGAGGTTTAGAGCTTCTCAAGACAGCCAAGAAAGTGTAATTAGTGAAGTAAATAGCTGTGAACAGGAAGGGgacaataatatgatttttgcATCACTGTCTCAGGAAGAAGgacaaataaataagaaaaagagAGCACTTGATATAACAGAGGACACATCACTGATATTCTCTCCAAGTAAAAGAAAGCGAACAATGATACACTCTGAGCAGCGTATGTTAAGAACTTCATACTGCCTTCACAACAGGATATCCAGTGAAAGAATAATATCGATGGGATCTTTTGCCAGCGGTACCAGTGAAGGCTTCGATACAACAGACCTCCAAGCATCCCAGTCCAGTAGCCTAGGGTTCCATTCACAGACAAGCAGACTGTCACAGGCAAGCACATCCTCTGTGGAACTTTCCCATACCAATGACGATGTGTTCTTGTCTCAGATTCAGGGTCAGGACCAGGACACTAAGGAACCAGGGGTCAGCGATTCACCAGTGTTTGGGTCGGGGAAAAACACCAGGAAACAGGAAGTGTCAGCAACTGAGAGCGGAAGTAGTTCTGGACAAAAGGTTTCGCCGACCGGGAGGAAGTACTCGCCCAATGTGACCGCTAAAAGTCTTATGCATCTAATGAACTCTCCTCTGCTGAGTCTGGACAAGGTGGAGAAAAGTCCACACGTTAATAGGAATGTGGCTATCGTCAAACATCATAGACCTCGATCAAGACGGTCTCTAAATCTCCAACAGTAA
- the LOC128178159 gene encoding uncharacterized protein LOC128178159 isoform X3 — protein sequence MSTYSPENSPRGPSPDIHRRARKTDRSSYIQRWKVLQDRNRNLPKIDFGTKAQVVPKRQNKVAGIGARSLTLDSLKLPSLCTASSVITTSTHTSGPNVAPKSDVIPNAKKTVGIQIRVNRTEIADTILPSVRVKVKIKEKEKDLSSSLSRSLPNIATAVQNDAKPASKHRFERISYSKKLQTRSVEKKDKEDEQAVTEAPSNSLQELEKSGIYHIDLSNLTGVVHIQKDIQSERIDRGEVLNFQNRSMSTIRENSPFTARSSADIKSRLEKDRLGRRSRRKKWKDNCKCMRCEIMKRQFTEGDDHYSKWGIYPCQQFNRKKYFNQYFYDSD from the exons ATGTCGACTTACTCTCCCGAAAACAGCCCTCGTGGACCTAGTCCGGACATACACAGGAGAGCCCGAAAAACGGACAGAAGTTCTTACATTCAGAGGTGGAAAGTTTTACAAGATCGAAATCGAAATCTACCAAAAATCGATTTCGGAACTAAAGCTCAAGTTGTTCCCAAG AGACAGAACAAGGTGGCGGGGATCGGCGCGCGCTCCCTGACCTTGGACAGCCTGAAGCTGCCCTCACTGTGCACGGCCTCCAGCGTCATCACTACCTCCACCCACACATCTGGACCCAACGTCGCTCCCAAGTCTGACGTCATACCCAACGCTAAAAAGACAGTGGGAATTCAG ATTCGTGTAAATCGAACAGAAATAGCAGACACCATACTGCCTAGTGTTCGAGTAAAAGTAAAG ATAAAGGAGAAAGAGAAGGACCTCAGTAGTTCGTTATCCCGATCACTGCCTAACATTGCCACAGCGGTTCAAAATGACGCCAAGCCAGCCTCCAAACACAGATTCGAGCGAATCTCCTACAGCAAGAAGCTTCAGACCAGGAGTGTGGAGAAAAAGGATAAAGAAGATGAACAGGCTGTGACGGAAGCGCCGTCAAATAGTCTACAGGAGCTGGAGAAATCGGGTATATACCATATTGATCTAAGTAACCTTACAGGTGTAGTTCACATTCAGAAAGACATTCAGTCCGAGCGGATAGACAGGGGCGAAGTTCTGAATTTCCAGAACCGCTCCATGTCCACCATCCGTGAGAATAGCCCGTTCACGGCGCGGAGCAGTGCAGACATTAAGAGTCGGCTGGAGAAGGACAGACTGGGGCGCCGGAGTCGGAGGAAGAAGTGGAAGGACAACTGTAAATGTATGAGGTGTGAGATCATGAAGCGACAGTTCACCGAGGGTGACGACCATTATTCAAAGTGGGGGATTTACCCATGCCAGCAATTTAACaggaaaaaatactttaatcaGTACTTTTATGATAGTGACTAG
- the LOC128178159 gene encoding uncharacterized protein LOC128178159 isoform X1, translating into MQKTRRVSLKYCHRDEVNLKREKENNEEEEEEEEEDKVNVKGGFFPKHIRQHTTHFGKDRLKMSMLSLKRQNKVAGIGARSLTLDSLKLPSLCTASSVITTSTHTSGPNVAPKSDVIPNAKKTVGIQIRVNRTEIADTILPSVRVKVKIKEKEKDLSSSLSRSLPNIATAVQNDAKPASKHRFERISYSKKLQTRSVEKKDKEDEQAVTEAPSNSLQELEKSGIYHIDLSNLTGVVHIQKDIQSERIDRGEVLNFQNRSMSTIRENSPFTARSSADIKSRLEKDRLGRRSRRKKWKDNCKCMRCEIMKRQFTEGDDHYSKWGIYPCQQFNRKKYFNQYFYDSD; encoded by the exons ATGCAGAAAACTAGGCGAGTGTCATTGAAGTATTGCCATCGGGACGAGGTCAAtttgaaaagagaaaaagaaaacaatgaagaggaggaggaggaagaagaagaagacaAAGTGAACGTGAAGGGCGGGTTCTTCCCCAAGCACATCAGACAACACACGACCCACTTTGGTAAAGACAGGCTAAAGATGTCCATGCTCTCGTTAAAG AGACAGAACAAGGTGGCGGGGATCGGCGCGCGCTCCCTGACCTTGGACAGCCTGAAGCTGCCCTCACTGTGCACGGCCTCCAGCGTCATCACTACCTCCACCCACACATCTGGACCCAACGTCGCTCCCAAGTCTGACGTCATACCCAACGCTAAAAAGACAGTGGGAATTCAG ATTCGTGTAAATCGAACAGAAATAGCAGACACCATACTGCCTAGTGTTCGAGTAAAAGTAAAG ATAAAGGAGAAAGAGAAGGACCTCAGTAGTTCGTTATCCCGATCACTGCCTAACATTGCCACAGCGGTTCAAAATGACGCCAAGCCAGCCTCCAAACACAGATTCGAGCGAATCTCCTACAGCAAGAAGCTTCAGACCAGGAGTGTGGAGAAAAAGGATAAAGAAGATGAACAGGCTGTGACGGAAGCGCCGTCAAATAGTCTACAGGAGCTGGAGAAATCGGGTATATACCATATTGATCTAAGTAACCTTACAGGTGTAGTTCACATTCAGAAAGACATTCAGTCCGAGCGGATAGACAGGGGCGAAGTTCTGAATTTCCAGAACCGCTCCATGTCCACCATCCGTGAGAATAGCCCGTTCACGGCGCGGAGCAGTGCAGACATTAAGAGTCGGCTGGAGAAGGACAGACTGGGGCGCCGGAGTCGGAGGAAGAAGTGGAAGGACAACTGTAAATGTATGAGGTGTGAGATCATGAAGCGACAGTTCACCGAGGGTGACGACCATTATTCAAAGTGGGGGATTTACCCATGCCAGCAATTTAACaggaaaaaatactttaatcaGTACTTTTATGATAGTGACTAG